The following DNA comes from Lentibacillus sp. Marseille-P4043.
TTAAAATCAGTGAAATAATCCTGCCTGTTTCTGCATCAATTTCCAGATCTGAAAAATGCCCCAATCTTGTTCCATCATCGATCACAATAATTTCTTTTATTTGTAATTCAGATAACTTCATCATATGCTTCACCCACCTTACTAAACTATATGCGAAGAAGGGATAGTTTCATGTAACATTTTATTATAGAGATTGTTCAAAAAGCCGCCAAATAATAAGCGGCAAATCTCTTCGTTGGCTTATTTTTCCGCTCCTCATGTACCTATGCTACGCCGTCTCGACCTTCGACGCACAGGACGTGACGTATTTAGTCGACCTTGCTTCTAATTTGGCAACTTTTTGAACACGTACTTATATGCAGGAAGGTCTAAGTTTTTAAAAAAACAAGCCGCATCACTTTATTGTGATACGGCTTATTGTTGAGTTATTCAAACATCTGTTTATTCATTTGGTGGATTGCCGCCTTCTCTAAGCGGGATACTTGTGCTTGAGAAATACCAATTTCATCGGCAACCTCCATTTGTGTTTTTCCTTGAAAGAATCGTTTATTTAAGATCATTTTTTCTCTTGCATTTAATTCATACATTCCCTCTTTCAGGCTAAGTTTATCAACCCATGTTTCATCTTTATCCTTATCATCGCTTAATTGATCCATAACAAAGATTGGGTCTCCTCCATCATTATAAATAGGTTCAAATAACGATACAGGATCTTGAATAGCATCCATGGCGAAAACAATATCAGAGTGTGGAACCCCCATCTCCTCAGCGATTTCCATCGGTGTCGGCTCTTTTGATGTTTTATTAATCAATTTTTCCCGAACTTGCAATGCTTTATAGGCAATGTCTCGCAATGATCGTGAAACGCGAATTGGATTGTTGTCGCGCAAATACCGTCTGATTTCACCAATGATCATTGGTACTGCATAAGTGGAAAATTTAACATTATGTCCTAGGTCAAAATTGTCGATGGATTTCATTAGCCCAATACAACCCACCTGAAATAAATCATCAACATATTCTCCGCGATTATTAAATCGTTGGATAACACTTAAGACAAGTCGTAAATTTCCGTTCACGAGCTCTTCTCGTGCAGATAGGTTTCCTTCTTGCATTTGAATAAATAATTTCTTCATTTCCTCATTCTTTAAAACCGGTAATTTTGATGTATCAACACCGCATATCTCTACTTTATGTCTTATCATCTGTTCTACCCTCCCAGTTGGAG
Coding sequences within:
- the sigG gene encoding RNA polymerase sporulation sigma factor SigG; the encoded protein is MIRHKVEICGVDTSKLPVLKNEEMKKLFIQMQEGNLSAREELVNGNLRLVLSVIQRFNNRGEYVDDLFQVGCIGLMKSIDNFDLGHNVKFSTYAVPMIIGEIRRYLRDNNPIRVSRSLRDIAYKALQVREKLINKTSKEPTPMEIAEEMGVPHSDIVFAMDAIQDPVSLFEPIYNDGGDPIFVMDQLSDDKDKDETWVDKLSLKEGMYELNAREKMILNKRFFQGKTQMEVADEIGISQAQVSRLEKAAIHQMNKQMFE